In Onychomys torridus unplaced genomic scaffold, mOncTor1.1, whole genome shotgun sequence, a genomic segment contains:
- the LOC118575034 gene encoding prostate and testis expressed protein 4-like isoform X2, giving the protein MFRMLFLAMSIILLMDTVIRVCNLCSHFDGNKCLGGMKKCWKFNMLWKLNRTCATEHFYFFDILTGAHIFRYSKLSCKPCASGMYQVYHDLMRETFCCSDRSYCNDGTIHLDMSSLYFEDQKVQKELND; this is encoded by the exons ATGTTTCGAATGCTTTTTTTGGCTATGTCCATAATTCTCCTCATGGACACAG TGATTAGAGTTTGTAATCTGTGTTCTCACTTTGATGGAAACAAATGCCTTGGTGGCATGAAAAAATGCTGGAAGTTCAACATGTTGTGGAAGCTCAACAGGACTTGTGCCAcagaacacttttatttttttgatattttaacaG gGGCACACATTTTTCGTTATTCAAAGCTGTCCTGTAAACCTTGTGCAAGTGGAATGTATCAAGTGTACCACGACCTTATGAGAGAAACGTTTTGCTGTTCTGACAGGAGCTACTGTAACGATGGCACCATTCACTTGGACATGTCATCACTGTATTTTGAGGATCAAAAGGTGCAGAAAGAGTTGAATGACTGA
- the LOC118575034 gene encoding prostate and testis expressed protein 2-like isoform X1 — MFRMLFLAMSIILLMDTGERTLANSLIRVCNLCSHFDGNKCLGGMKKCWKFNMLWKLNRTCATEHFYFFDILTGAHIFRYSKLSCKPCASGMYQVYHDLMRETFCCSDRSYCNDGTIHLDMSSLYFEDQKVQKELND; from the exons ATGTTTCGAATGCTTTTTTTGGCTATGTCCATAATTCTCCTCATGGACACAG gaGAAAGAACGCTGGCAAACTCAT TGATTAGAGTTTGTAATCTGTGTTCTCACTTTGATGGAAACAAATGCCTTGGTGGCATGAAAAAATGCTGGAAGTTCAACATGTTGTGGAAGCTCAACAGGACTTGTGCCAcagaacacttttatttttttgatattttaacaG gGGCACACATTTTTCGTTATTCAAAGCTGTCCTGTAAACCTTGTGCAAGTGGAATGTATCAAGTGTACCACGACCTTATGAGAGAAACGTTTTGCTGTTCTGACAGGAGCTACTGTAACGATGGCACCATTCACTTGGACATGTCATCACTGTATTTTGAGGATCAAAAGGTGCAGAAAGAGTTGAATGACTGA